ATTCAAAGTCACTCCATAAGAAATACTCCCTAATGTCTTGTTCCACTTCGGTCTCTATTGGCTCATTACAATCTTTTGGCACAGAAAGGGACAACAACCACGGCAAAAAACTACGTAGTGCAGCTCTGTTTTCCGGCTTGGATAACATACCATTCTACGTCGTACTTGGGGCGACCTGTTTCACTGTGTTTTTGAGTGTAAATTTTCGTCGATTCGGATATGTCATGAGATTTAGTGGCAGATTTCTCATTCTTACCGAAGAATCTTCTGACAACTGAgtccttcttgggttgctcTTGGGCTACCTCAGTAGATGTGACCGTGGCAGAgtaccaaaatgccacaatTGCGCAGAGTTTAGAGAACGTGTTTATGGATACCATCTTGGCAAAGTCAGTAGAGAATGCGATTATTAAGTGTTGGACTCGCAGCTGTTGTAATGTCCCATTCATAGTACTACTGCCAGTGTTAGGAGTTGCTCTTCAGTGCAGCAGTTCATGCTGCAGTAGAATACTTATCAATGTTTCACTTGATTCATATGCTTCCAATACTGTCACCCACTGAAAATTCGTTACCAGTGCAGATTCTCTACAGACAATCATTGGAAGAGTGCACGTATGGAATAAATGTTACCAATAGGAACGTGGTTGGTACCATTTGCGATTCATATAGGCATTATACAAAGTGCTCCTTCACCAAGTAATATAGCATCCATATAACCATGGTATACTGTGATCCTATATAGCAGCACAGTCTCATAGCCACGTGAGATCTGTTGGTGTCCACTATGGATACATTACGGATTATGTGTTCATTTGCATAGTATCACGCTACCACTAACCGTATAGTGACATGTCATCCTATGAGCAATGTTGCCACAATTATACTTTGTGAAGTGGTGAAAACTAGTTTGTAGAGATGCCATGATGCGTGTTAATATCAGACTGCTCACTAGAAAGCACTATTTGTAGCTGTGTCATTGGCAGTGATGGTAGTAGTAATAACGGTTGTGCTATACCTGCCTAAATATTGAACacattgtaacatatacactgATGAGTGTTATACCAATAGTGCATGTAGTGTCACTGTAGGTATGAGTATAGCAATACTTTTAGTAGAAGCTTACTAAATGTTCCATAAAGGTATACTAGCACTGTTAGTGACACTTTTAGCAAAAGATTCATAAAAGTTGATGggcacttttggtacaAGTTTAGTGTAGTAGTGCCAGATGTTCAGGGTAGCGATCTAGCAGTGCCATAGTGGTACCCTtgtggtccggacctatatagaccaactggcacaggtactcagtgcactagttgggtggagtaagatagataAGTGTTATAAGGGCAGTGGCGAGTGCAAGAATAATAGTAATAAGGAACATCATGGCACTAAACCGGAGTGCACGTATCTACAGGATGTAAAACATGAGAATAAGTGTGGTGattgtgggtgtatgaaatgggaagTGCCCAACCCGGGTGATCACAGTAAAGGACACCACCTGGGCAGGGGGTGTACAAAGTGTAAGAGTAGTGAGGAGGCGAAGAAGGATTGTAATTGTAATCCTGGTGGTGGCTGTCAGGGAGCTGACAAGGAGTGTCAATGCGCTAAGgaaggcaaatgctgcaagtgttgttgtaaggatAAGTGTGGGACGTGTAGTGATAAGTGTAGATGTGTCAAAGAGGAGGAAATCATTTGTCGTGATAACTATAGCGCAAAACGCTATATATCAGCATATGTAGGATCACTAAGGAGCTGGGTTGATGGTGGCGGACTGTACGAACATAAACCAAAATGGAACGAACTGATTACAACTGGAGGCACTACCAGTGGAACTGAGATAAAGGATGGTTTGACCCCCTCCCAACGCcgtcaccaatgtgcccagATATtactagggtcagtatgtctcatctggagtggacttacctatatgcattggacGGGCAAGTGGGCCAAGGGTAGTCCTTActggaacaaccacatcctggacggtagtggtctagatgatggtacactatcccaatggctacaggccttAGGATTTCCTAAagatatgttgaatgacAGCGGTCCTGGAAATAGATTGGATGCtgttatatgggatgggtttaGGGATATGCTTTTCTTGGGATTCCTGGAGCCTAGTGGCCTTGGTTATGGTGTCAGTGACACTAATGATAATACAGCCAGAcaaccagctggtatgaactatccTGGATTTGtgcatactgcacatagggattcattcaatgAACAAGCTATTGTCTTCAAGAATGGCAGCTCTAGTACTAGTGACATTGACCAACACAAACAAGGCGCCCTTTTCAAGCTatacattctatcatgcGCCTACTTCACTGGATTTCAGAAAAGGACTACTCACAGTACCCCTAGGAAtcccaagaccatccgtgagatcctctactggcttagtgcattgccctatagtcaggccTATAAGCAGATACTGGAACATGGTAAGAAGGAACTCGAAAAGGTACTCAAGAAACCCGGAGACACTGACTCTACCAATGGAGAGACACAACTCAAATTCCACCAAACAGGCCGTTGGCATCCTATTACAGTacatgaatacaacctgtttgctcacttccaagcagtgactcagtactgcccactggtgctcataggtatccaaggTGGAATACACAGTCCTAAAGGCAGTGACAGGACTAGAGAacctgccattcactcTTTATATGCCAACACGGAGTGTAAtttcacctatcccacagtgtccatccaagcatacaaccaggtggtccactacattagggctctgttctaccagttgtactttcttaggaagcaatgtgcagttaaAGTGACTTGtggaggcaaatggcgtgagtgtaggtatggtagtggagtgcTTGGGAAGGATGTGGTTAGCTGGgtgtgcctggggtgtgaccccatggaacatgataggaaatgtAGGGTAAAGGAGTTGAAGAAGACATTGGATGGGGTGAAGGGAGATGCAGAAAAGGTAAAGGCAGTTTTagagaagattggtgatgtagtggtacaattgggtaatgcccaggaggtATTGGAAAAGGATATTAATAATGATAAGGTGGCAGTAGCGGCACTAAAGAAAGTATCAGGGGTGAATAATGGAAGTGATCTAAAGGATGTACTAGGGAAGGTACTAACGGTAGTGGAAGAGAAGGTGACGGAACTAGAAAGGGTGGTGAAGGATGATGGGCAGACATCACAGGCAGTAAGTAAGGCTAAGAAGGCACTACAGGAGGCTAAGGAAATGGTGCAGAAAGATGGTGATAAGAAGAACAAGCTTAATGCTGCTCATCATGGGTTACAAAAGGTATTGGAAGCATTGCTTCTATTAAAGGATACATCGACAAGGCTCGACGGACACAAAGAGGCACTGTTAGATGCCACAAGCAAACTCACCTCCATCTGCacctctcccaagtgccaGGGATGCAACTCACACTCCAACAAGTGCGGCAAGGAGGGAAAGCAGACTATCTGTAAGACctgccaccaacaatacatggacggcaCACCATcacccctccaggcattccttGAAGACAGACTACCAGGATTTAGTTGTGACGTAGTGCGAAGCGATGACAATGACACTCCAGACTACCCACTGGCTGCATCCCACGTAGAacactgtaatggctcaggtcagtgctgcccagtgccaatgggttttagaaaTAACTTCCAGGAAGGAATCACCCATATcggccaacgcctttatggtatcctctacttctttagtaacggtgacatgatgcagtcttgtgtttatacactagtgagagTTACAGCAGCCCTCAGTGCcaccacaccacaggtactgggtgatgtattcgggttctttaggggaGGTGTAGGAAATCCATTAAAGGGAAAGCCACAGAAGGGAGATGAAAAGAACTGTGAGCACCAAGGAGATCCAAGTGACACTTCTGAGAAGAACAAAGAAAACTACTattgcggctggtgtgcctctgggttacgtgAAGaagtaaagaagatagagtggattCCAAAGGGAGGAAACAGTGATAAAGGAGGGAAGTACAGAGGGAGTGTCGGTAAAGCGCTAATAGATATTAAGGGCGAGAAGGgcagtagtaccactacataTTCCAGCACTGCTACTGCCAATACATCCCTATCACGACTCACtaagaactgccagtacctctcccccctaaccggtgaactgtacaccgcagtgagtgccacattCGGTagaacatacctctcatgggtattgtatctatcagatgcacttcattAGGGACTACAGTCGCTGGCTAGTgaattccaacagattgagTGCCGTGGCTGTAAGGGAAactgtgaccccaataagtgcaagaagggagcCCATGGACAGGGTAGTGCACAATGTAACTGCTCctcaatcgtatcatgtaccggggtactgccagtactgtatagacatggcttcagctacggtaacccattcaatctggaggggtatgAACAGAAGGATGGAGAGACGGAGGGGGATTATAGTATTACAGAGGATACGAAGGGGAAGAAGCTGTGTCATCAATTCTTAGAGAGTCTCAGTGCAGTGATTGACAAGAACAAGCAGGACCAGGACCATCCCCTCAgcaacctcctctcccaggtcggccaactccaatacgacatacggctcccgtggatctttgttctcacggtagcctggctagtagcggtactctatcTCGCttttggtgccatatggccactggactggacacatatgag
This is a stretch of genomic DNA from Babesia bovis T2Bo chromosome 1, whole genome shotgun sequence. It encodes these proteins:
- a CDS encoding variant erythrocyte surface antigen-1 alpha subunit; translated protein: MKWEVPNPGDHSKGHHLGRGCTKCKSSEEAKKDCNCNPGGGCQGADKECQCAKEGKCCKCCCKDKCGTCSDKCRCVKEEEIICRDNYSAKRYISAYVGSLRSWVDGGGLYEHKPKWNELITTGGTTSGTEIKDGLTPSQRRHQCAQILLGSVCLIWSGLTYMHWTGKWAKGSPYWNNHILDGSGLDDGTLSQWLQALGFPKDMLNDSGPGNRLDAVIWDGFRDMLFLGFLEPSGLGYGVSDTNDNTARQPAGMNYPGFVHTAHRDSFNEQAIVFKNGSSSTSDIDQHKQGALFKLYILSCAYFTGFQKRTTHSTPRNPKTIREILYWLSALPYSQAYKQILEHGKKELEKVLKKPGDTDSTNGETQLKFHQTGRWHPITVHEYNLFAHFQAVTQYCPLVLIGIQGGIHSPKGSDRTREPAIHSLYANTECNFTYPTVSIQAYNQVVHYIRALFYQLYFLRKQCAVKVTCGGKWRECRYGSGVLGKDVVSWVCLGCDPMEHDRKCRVKELKKTLDGVKGDAEKVKAVLEKIGDVVVQLGNAQEVLEKDINNDKVAVAALKKVSGVNNGSDLKDVLGKVLTVVEEKVTELERVVKDDGQTSQAVSKAKKALQEAKEMVQKDGDKKNKLNAAHHGLQKVLEALLLLKDTSTRLDGHKEALLDATSKLTSICTSPKCQGCNSHSNKCGKEGKQTICKTCHQQYMDGTPSPLQAFLEDRLPGFSCDVVRSDDNDTPDYPLAASHVEHCNGSGQCCPVPMGFRNNFQEGITHIGQRLYGILYFFSNGDMMQSCVYTLVRVTAALSATTPQVLGDVFGFFRGGVGNPLKGKPQKGDEKNCEHQGDPSDTSEKNKENYYCGWCASGLREEVKKIEWIPKGGNSDKGGKYRGSVGKALIDIKGEKGSSTTTYSSTATANTSLSRLTKNCQYLSPLTGELYTAVSATFGRTYLSWGLQSLASEFQQIECRGCKGNCDPNKCKKGAHGQGSAQCNCSSIVSCTGVLPVLYRHGFSYGNPFNLEGYEQKDGETEGDYSITEDTKGKKLCHQFLESLSAVIDKNKQDQDHPLSNLLSQVGQLQYDIRLPWIFVLTVAWLVAVLYLAFGAIWPLDWTHMRSHWLRGGEHQWQCMWYKVMTGRKGMALIEYFGRK